Genomic window (Lycium barbarum isolate Lr01 chromosome 2, ASM1917538v2, whole genome shotgun sequence):
ACTACCTTTTAGCTTTTCTCAATCTACTCTCCTAAGTGAAACCTTAGCCTAGATGGTGAGtgtcttttattattttttattttttatttttttattttcttaaaagaGGTAGTGTGGTGCTAATTTGTTGTTTAATGCTGATACTTCTTCTGTGGACAGATTGTATTTTTTGTATTCAATCCAGCCCTTGTCTCCAGCAACTTAGCCAAAACAATCACATATGAAAGCCTGAAAAAAGTGTGAGTTTGAATGTCCATTTAATTCACTTAAAACTCTGTGCTTTAAAAATATGTCTCTCCTATTCACACAATTGCAATTGTAGGTGGTTCATGCCTTTCAATATCCTCTTCACTTTTATTATTGGTTCGATTCTTGGTTGGGCAGTCATTCAAATTACAAGGCCTCCCAAAGATCTACGTGGACTAGTCATTGGCTGTTGTGctgcaggtatgtaaagccagcGAAAACCTTAGTGATGAAGATAAATGCACCTCTGGTGATTAAGTCTGAGCGCATTTTATATGACCTGTTTTAGTTTATGAGGAACCCAGCTAATTTCTAGACCAGCATAGCACACGTTGTTCTGTCCTGAAATAGAATTTATAAACTCAGGAACTATGTGGAAAACACTAGTAACAACGGAGTTTTGGACTAAATGTAATTGAAAATCCAAGAAAGGTCGTGATCAGAGAAGCTTCCTATTGACTCTGTGTATTTAATTAGGTAGACAAAATGGGAGATACAGACTGTTTTACTAGCTACCCTTTCATATTCTGCTAAAATAAAATCTTGAGATTTCAAATCCATTCCAAGTTATGAGAATATTTTTGCACCTTATCAACTCAATTGATATCAATTTCCTCATCAAGGTTAAAGTAGATATACAACATAGTATGACTAGCCTATGATTCTGCTACTCTGCAACTCAGATGAGGATGTGTCTCTCGAGATTTTATATGAATTGCTCAGTTTAAAATGTGTGTTGGTTGGAGTATTTGCTCCAGATGTGATACTACTTTACTTTAATTAAGCAGAGAAAGGAAATGTGAGATCATTCAAATTTCACCATAAAGGTGCTGGTGATGGAAGGCCAAGCAAATCGATTATTTTTCAGATACTTTTAGAACCAATGTGATAGGCAAAATAACTTTACCTTGGAATGAGACAGTCAGTAGATTGTAGACGTACATGAAATCTGTAATGTAGGTAATTTCCCTCTTTATATACAAGTACATTTTGGGTCCTGGAAATGAGAAAAATTCAACAAAACAATTCCTCTGGATGTCTGAAGAAGTGTTCCTGGTCACAGTGTTGATCTTTTGGTGCATATCTGCTTTCTTCTGGTCAAATCACATTGTGAGTATTAACCAAAAAAGGAAACAACCACGGAGGTCTGGGAAATGTTGTTTATGGATTTTTAAGACACGCATAACAAATTTCCAGTATCCAGGACACAAAATTGAACCAAAGGAAAAAGACCctatctctttctttttataCAACACGCACCTCGCGACTAATTCACCTCATAACTGTACCGCCTAGCAGCGGTGGATGTACTGGGTAACTTTGTCCACCCATCCTTATACAGATGGGAATAAATCAACTTGCTTATTTCAAGTAATTCATGTAGGAATATGATGAACAAGAATGCAAAAGAGCGCTCTCGTACAATGAGTTGCTTCTGTAGTGTCCAAGTTATCTAAATTAATATTTTTCCTTTGAATGGACAGGAAACTTGGGCAACATGCTTCTCATTATCATTCCAGCCGTTTGTAAAGAGAAAGGGAGCCCTTTTGGGGATCCTGGTGTTTGTCACACGTATGGAATGGGCTATGCTTCACTTTCGATGGCAGTATGTGGCTCTTAACTACTTTAGTTAGTTTCAAGGATTTTATTGCATGATTAGAAGGGTCTCCAACATTAAAATTATGACCATATTACTTGTACAAACATGACCATTTTTTGATGCAAAGGAAATCTAATGCTTTCCCGGTGACTGTTCTACCTCAGGTAGGGGCGATTTATCTATGGTCTTATGTTTATAATATCGTGAGAATATCTTCAAGCAAGGGCTCAAAGGAAGTTGAGATTAATGATTCCTCCGCCAGTAGATCTTCGAGAGATGGCTCTATATCACAACTTGGGACATCATCAGAATCACTACTTCCATCGAAGGCCTTCCATGGATCCGAGCCACCAGAACAACTTGGGCTTCCTTCCACTAGATTTAATCACAAAAATCAGGTCAGTTTTTGCTCCATATCTCAATCTTTGGATAGTCCAGGCCATGCAACAATCAGAGTCCTCTCCCACCTCTTACCCTACagacaggaaaaaaaaaaaacaaaaaaaaaaacaaaaaacaaaaacttaTTAGCAAAAGTGAGGAGAATATCCTAGATAGGAAAACTGAGCTGATGCATACGATTAAAATGAAGAGAGGCTCTCTAGGACTGGGAAATGACTAAATGGAGATGGCGAAATAGGGTTAAACTTATAGCCAGAAGTTTTTGTATAGGAGTCATCAAATGAGCTATCACACATTATGCTATGCAACATTAACGTTCTGCATTTCTGCTGATTACGCCGTAGTAGGTGGTTGAGATGGTGCACTCCGGTTTTAAGTTTAAATGATGCACTCTGGTCTCTTTTTTGATTGGTTGAGTGTTCTAAGAATCTGATTCCAACAGGATTTCACTTTCACACATCCATACAAATTTCACTTATTTTGTTTAGAAGTTTCATATCAATTAATTTGCTCAAGGGTGGATCTTCACAATATATGAAGATGCTCTCTATAGCAtatgtttatttttctttccaTAAGTTATTTACGCATCATAATAAACACAATTATGCATCAATTTTGGATATTGATGTTTGAATTTTTGTAACAGGAACACCTTTGGACTAAACTAAAGCAGTACATGGAAACTCTTTCAAGGAAGATCAACCTGAAGAGTTTATTGGCCCCTTCTACCACTGGAGCGGTAATGTTCTATTGGTGTTCCTTTTTCGGAACTCGTTTATATTGCAAAATTTCGCTAATTCTACTTTAGTGTTTCTAATATGTTAGGTGTAAAAGGAAGACACATTGAAGCTCTTCAGTCATGCAGTTGCTACTGATCAATGACATGAAACCTCAAACCTATTTTTAAGGAGTAATAGCAAGACATGTTTTAAAACTATCCATGAAAAATGGCTTTCTTATATTTTCTGTCCTTCAAGAATTCTTATGAGAAGAAGTATTTTGGCAACTATTAATGTACAAGCACCTAGCTCGTTATCTGTAGGTTGGTTTTCAATGtgtcaaaattctaattttttttaattgttattGGCATCTGTAGCAGCATGAGCACACATACACCTCATTGGAGTAGTTCATTGATATCATCTGTCAATAAATGGTTCCAAAAACAATGAGACGCATGACGTAGGTTGGGATAAGAAAGGACTATTTTATGTTAGCATCTTATAGGTGCTCTAGACTTTAGCAGTCACCACTCATCAGTATCTACTTGCTGAATAAATACGCAAATTTGAGGGCTCCTTGTTCAACCTTGCACCGATTGCACTGACAAGTGGTCAGTTTTCTACAGATTGCAGGTTTTATAGTTGGACTTATACCTCAGATAAGGAAGTTGATGATTGGTGAGGTAGCTCCTCTACGTGTGATCGAAAGTTCAGCTATTTTACTTGGGTATGACACATCTACTAGTCTGTGTGAATAGACTTAAACCACTGGTTCATTTTCGAAACTCAATCAAGAAATAATCTGCTATACCTTAAAAGTGCCTGCATAAAGTGCAATGGCTTTAGAATGTCATCATGCAGCCGTACATGCAGATAGTATACTGGATATAATGTCACAATCTTTTTTAACGCATGGAGACATTAGACTGGAGTTGTCTGCAGTTGCTAATTATCTAATAGTATTTGTGTCCCACCAAGTCGTCAAAACTTGTGCTGACTCGTTGAAATGATTGCAGGGATGGAGCCATCCCACTTCTAACACTAATCATGGGAGGTAACCTTTTGAAGGGTTTGACGGGCTCAGGGATTCAGAAATCGCTACTTGTTGGCATTATTGTTGTCAGATATATTGCCCTACCCCTGATTGGTATCATTGTAGTCAAAGGAGCTATCCACTTGGGTTTGGTGCAACATGATCCGTTATATCAATTTGTGCTTTTACTTCAATTTGCACTTCCACCAGCAATGAACATTGGTATGTATTCAACTAGTTGCCTGTCCTACTcttttcgtgtttctttttctttttatgtcTGACCACATTTTCAGAAACTTAGAGATCTCTCTGTTGGCTCTGCATTAGATGTCAATGACAATAACTGTTGACAAAATGTTATTTCAAAGCTTCCCACTATCGTGATTCTCCTTCTCCCCATTAACACTTAAAATTTTATGATGGGGAATGGAAATGTAGGGATACAAAGTAACCACTTGTGGCATTAATGCAAATGTGACTGTTGCAATACAAAGTCTTAGATGAGATGACACAATGTCTTGTTTCACTTGGCAGGTACCATAACACAGTTATTTGGAGCTGGTGAGAGTGAGTGTTCAGTGATTATGTTTTGGGCTTATGCATTGGCTTCAATATCGCTTACTCTGTGGACAACGTTCTTCATGTGGCTTGTAGCTTGACTTCATATTTTTAATCAGACGTAAAAGCTGACATGTGCAGTGTTCTATTTTGCTAAAATCAGTCTTCAGTCTCATAACAAACGAAAATCTGCAAAAACTGGAATTAAAAGTTTAACCCTCTTTGATGTGGTCATTAATAACAAGACCCCCGCAAACATAGATTGCCTGC
Coding sequences:
- the LOC132628266 gene encoding protein PIN-LIKES 3-like — protein: MGLLDLFIAASMPVLKVLLVTGLGLLLALDRIDLLGEDARKHLNNIVFFVFNPALVSSNLAKTITYESLKKVWFMPFNILFTFIIGSILGWAVIQITRPPKDLRGLVIGCCAAGNLGNMLLIIIPAVCKEKGSPFGDPGVCHTYGMGYASLSMAVGAIYLWSYVYNIVRISSSKGSKEVEINDSSASRSSRDGSISQLGTSSESLLPSKAFHGSEPPEQLGLPSTRFNHKNQEHLWTKLKQYMETLSRKINLKSLLAPSTTGAIAGFIVGLIPQIRKLMIGEVAPLRVIESSAILLGDGAIPLLTLIMGGNLLKGLTGSGIQKSLLVGIIVVRYIALPLIGIIVVKGAIHLGLVQHDPLYQFVLLLQFALPPAMNIGTITQLFGAGESECSVIMFWAYALASISLTLWTTFFMWLVA